In a genomic window of Planctomycetota bacterium:
- a CDS encoding DUF4325 domain-containing protein, translated as MAQAQTKAIRSFIISNVAEHPRDIARVTAERFDITRQSVARHLRDLVGRGILEAIGRTRSRVYRLKELVCLSRAFPIAPGVSEDRVWREQVAPALTSAPAEAVAVLPGNVLAICQHGFSEIFNNALEHSEGTTCHVTVTLAGDAVGIAIWDNGVGIFRKIKEKLGLDDERHAILELAKGKLTTDPHGHTGEGIFFTIRMFDEFSILSGGLFFGHMEPDDDWLLESRGSDGGTLVSMTISTRSTRTIKEVFDRFARDPAGYDFSRTHVPVELLRYGQENLISRSQARRLVARFGRFREVMLDFRGVPMIGQAFADEIFRVFHREQPAVHLVWSNTTPDVEAMIHRALSAYEEERAATSPPASQ; from the coding sequence ATGGCACAGGCTCAGACCAAGGCGATCCGCTCATTCATCATCTCCAACGTTGCTGAGCATCCCCGCGACATCGCTCGAGTCACCGCGGAGCGCTTCGACATCACCAGGCAGTCCGTCGCTCGGCATCTGCGGGACCTCGTTGGCAGAGGCATTCTGGAGGCAATAGGACGCACGCGCAGCCGCGTCTACCGGCTTAAGGAACTTGTGTGCCTGAGCCGCGCGTTCCCCATCGCCCCCGGTGTGAGCGAGGACCGCGTGTGGCGTGAGCAGGTGGCACCTGCGCTCACGTCGGCGCCGGCCGAGGCCGTAGCGGTTTTGCCGGGGAATGTGCTGGCTATATGCCAGCACGGCTTCTCAGAGATTTTCAACAATGCGCTCGAGCACTCTGAGGGAACAACGTGCCATGTTACAGTGACGCTGGCTGGGGATGCCGTGGGCATCGCGATCTGGGACAACGGCGTGGGCATCTTCCGCAAGATCAAGGAGAAGCTCGGGCTCGACGACGAGCGCCACGCAATCCTGGAACTCGCCAAGGGCAAGCTCACGACCGATCCACACGGCCACACGGGGGAGGGCATTTTCTTCACGATCCGGATGTTCGATGAGTTCTCGATCCTCTCAGGCGGGCTGTTCTTCGGCCACATGGAGCCGGACGACGATTGGCTGCTGGAGAGTCGAGGAAGCGACGGGGGAACACTCGTCAGCATGACCATCAGCACGCGCTCGACGCGAACGATCAAAGAGGTGTTCGATCGCTTCGCCAGGGACCCGGCAGGCTACGACTTTTCGCGAACGCATGTCCCCGTCGAACTCCTTCGCTATGGGCAGGAGAATCTCATCTCGCGTTCGCAGGCTCGCCGGCTTGTTGCGCGGTTCGGCAGGTTCCGGGAGGTGATGCTCGACTTCCGGGGTGTGCCGATGATCGGCCAAGCGTTTGCCGATGAGATCTTCAGGGTGTTCCACCGAGAGCAGCCGGCAGTGCATCTTGTGTGGAGTAACACCACCCCCGACGTGGAAGCAATGATTCACAGAGCGCTGAGCGCGTATGAGGAGGAAAGGGCCGCAACCAGCCCTCCCGCTTCGCAGTAG
- a CDS encoding iron ABC transporter permease, translating to MLSPRRCSWILLAYLAPCLAIACAAPFVGSAATTPAIFWSLRVPRVILGFVAGGTLAAVGAAFQVILRNPLAEPYTLGVASGGALGAAVAFWTPGLALTLGPLSSLQLFSLAGCGAALALIYALARRPHGISMSTLLLAGVTIGILCGALIMLVRFLAKPTILVAMERWVMGGLDIFGYREVAGVAPFLLPGLGLLALQVPSLNHLSLGDEMAAGHGVDVAAVQREVFLGAGLATAAVVSVAGPIGFVGLIVPHAVRRLSGFDHRIVLPASFLVGGAFLIACDALARVIVAPAEMPVGIVTALIGGPVFIRILLTRK from the coding sequence ATGCTTAGCCCTCGCCGCTGCTCCTGGATTCTCCTCGCCTACCTGGCGCCCTGCCTCGCCATCGCCTGCGCCGCGCCGTTCGTGGGCAGCGCAGCCACGACGCCGGCGATCTTCTGGAGCCTGCGCGTGCCGCGCGTGATCCTCGGCTTCGTGGCCGGCGGCACGCTGGCCGCCGTGGGCGCGGCCTTCCAGGTGATCCTGCGCAACCCCCTGGCCGAGCCATACACGCTGGGGGTGGCGAGCGGCGGCGCGCTGGGCGCGGCCGTCGCCTTCTGGACGCCCGGGCTGGCCCTGACGCTGGGGCCGCTCTCCTCGCTCCAGCTCTTCTCGCTGGCCGGCTGCGGCGCCGCGCTCGCGCTCATCTACGCCCTCGCCCGCCGCCCGCACGGCATCTCGATGAGCACGCTGCTGCTGGCCGGCGTGACGATCGGCATCCTGTGCGGCGCGCTCATCATGCTCGTGCGTTTCCTCGCCAAGCCCACCATCCTGGTGGCCATGGAGCGCTGGGTGATGGGGGGGCTGGACATCTTCGGCTATCGCGAGGTGGCGGGCGTGGCGCCGTTTCTGCTCCCCGGCCTCGGGCTGCTCGCCTTGCAGGTGCCGTCGCTGAACCATCTGTCGCTCGGCGACGAGATGGCGGCGGGGCACGGGGTGGACGTGGCCGCGGTGCAGCGCGAGGTGTTCCTGGGCGCGGGGCTGGCCACGGCGGCGGTGGTGTCGGTGGCGGGGCCGATCGGCTTCGTGGGCCTCATCGTGCCGCACGCGGTGCGCCGCCTCTCGGGCTTCGACCACCGCATCGTCCTGCCCGCTTCGTTCCTGGTGGGCGGCGCCTTCCTGATCGCCTGCGATGCCCTGGCGCGCGTCATCGTCGCCCCCGCCGAGATGCCCGTCGGCATCGTCACGGCGCTCATTGGCGGCCCCGTCTTCATCCGCATCCTGCTCACGCGCAAGTGA
- a CDS encoding zf-TFIIB domain-containing protein has product MNCPRDGAALARVKLLGLDLDKCHQCDGIWLDRGELERLRDAKVSGVEEALEKKYGNPQVQDGAVSAHMRCPRCKDARLLRYTYTYLNPVSIDRCERCHGVWVDDGELDAILGEKQKLDEMKDPGPLRAFARALGRLVGRKEA; this is encoded by the coding sequence ATGAACTGTCCACGCGATGGCGCGGCGCTGGCCCGGGTGAAGCTGTTGGGGCTGGACCTCGACAAGTGCCACCAGTGCGACGGCATCTGGCTCGACCGCGGCGAACTCGAGCGCCTGCGCGACGCCAAGGTCAGCGGGGTGGAGGAGGCGCTCGAGAAGAAGTACGGGAACCCCCAGGTGCAGGACGGCGCGGTGAGCGCCCACATGCGCTGCCCGCGCTGCAAGGACGCGCGCCTCCTGCGCTACACGTACACCTACCTCAACCCGGTCTCCATTGACCGCTGCGAGCGCTGCCACGGCGTGTGGGTGGATGATGGCGAACTCGACGCGATCCTCGGCGAGAAGCAGAAGCTGGACGAGATGAAGGACCCTGGCCCGCTCCGCGCCTTCGCGCGCGCGCTGGGCAGGCTGGTCGGCCGCAAGGAAGCCTGA
- a CDS encoding helical backbone metal receptor has protein sequence MTTGKRFSVAGVLFLAGLGISVALQQWGSRGVASAPGVEPGPQAAPAPPQRIVAIPPSAVEFLFALGAGGRVAAVGDWCRHPPEATRLPRIGGETNPGLERILALRPDLLIVQGKADKVEAFGREHGIRILHMNTDTLPTLRAGVRELGRLVGCAAEAERLAARIDLDLATVAHRVAGRPRPRVFLCMNHSPGTLRGLSTAHGASLLSGLLEIAGGHNVLGDVELAYPPVSKEELLRRAPEVILDLHPGEELSDEARRQLLADWQAMATVPAVRDGRIHILTDDTLLIPGPRVTHVARRLAEILHPEAGTE, from the coding sequence ATGACGACCGGCAAGCGGTTCAGCGTGGCAGGCGTGCTCTTCCTCGCCGGGCTGGGCATCTCCGTGGCGCTCCAGCAGTGGGGCAGCCGGGGCGTGGCGAGCGCGCCCGGCGTCGAGCCCGGGCCACAGGCGGCTCCCGCGCCGCCGCAGCGCATCGTGGCCATTCCCCCCAGCGCGGTCGAGTTCCTCTTCGCCCTCGGCGCCGGCGGGCGCGTGGCCGCCGTGGGCGACTGGTGCCGGCACCCGCCCGAGGCCACACGCCTGCCCCGCATCGGCGGCGAGACCAATCCCGGCCTCGAACGCATCCTCGCCCTGCGGCCCGACCTCCTGATCGTCCAGGGCAAGGCCGACAAGGTTGAGGCATTCGGCCGCGAGCACGGCATCCGCATCCTGCACATGAACACCGACACGCTGCCCACCCTGCGCGCCGGCGTGCGCGAGCTGGGCCGCCTCGTGGGCTGCGCGGCCGAGGCCGAGCGCCTGGCCGCGCGGATTGATCTGGACCTGGCCACCGTGGCCCACCGCGTGGCGGGCAGGCCCCGGCCCCGCGTGTTCCTGTGCATGAACCACAGCCCGGGCACCCTGCGCGGGCTCTCGACCGCGCACGGCGCCAGCCTCCTCAGCGGGCTTCTCGAAATCGCCGGCGGCCACAACGTGCTCGGCGACGTCGAGCTGGCCTACCCGCCCGTGTCGAAGGAGGAACTCCTCCGCCGCGCGCCCGAAGTCATCCTGGACCTCCACCCGGGCGAAGAGCTGTCCGACGAAGCCCGACGCCAGCTCCTGGCCGACTGGCAGGCGATGGCCACGGTGCCCGCCGTGCGCGACGGGCGCATCCACATTCTCACCGACGACACGCTGCTCATCCCCGGCCCGCGCGTGACCCACGTGGCCCGCCGCCTGGCCGAGATTCTGCACCCAGAGGCGGGAACCGAATGA
- a CDS encoding ABC transporter ATP-binding protein → MSDPPRLQLDAIAYRYPASDWRLEGVCLAIGAGELLAIIGPNGSGKSTLLRLAAGVLTPGSGRVLLGGRDLGRLSRREIARSLGYLPQQVRSDFDYTVEEVVALGRFPHLSGAGFLTAGDQAVVDRCLAEAEIAAHRQRPLSHLSGGERQRVFLASVLAQEPRVLLLDEPTAALDIHHQVRFFGLVRRLVRQGIGVAVVTHDVNLASLYCDRVALLRGGRLVEHGPPETVLRADVLRATYGEDVLLSRHPATGRPVVLPAVEAENAGARLETGNRDSEIEHA, encoded by the coding sequence ATGAGCGACCCCCCGCGGCTCCAGCTCGACGCCATCGCCTACCGCTATCCCGCCTCCGACTGGCGCCTCGAGGGGGTGTGCCTGGCCATCGGGGCGGGGGAGCTGCTGGCGATCATCGGACCCAACGGCTCGGGCAAGAGCACCCTGCTGCGGTTGGCCGCGGGGGTGCTGACGCCCGGCTCGGGCCGCGTGCTGCTCGGCGGGCGCGACCTGGGCCGCCTGTCGCGCCGCGAGATCGCCCGTTCCCTGGGCTATCTGCCGCAGCAGGTGCGCAGCGACTTCGACTACACGGTCGAGGAGGTGGTGGCCCTGGGGCGGTTCCCGCACCTGTCGGGAGCCGGCTTCCTCACGGCGGGCGACCAGGCCGTGGTGGACCGCTGCCTCGCCGAGGCCGAGATCGCCGCGCACCGCCAGCGCCCGCTCTCGCACCTCTCGGGCGGCGAGCGCCAGCGCGTCTTCCTCGCCTCGGTGCTGGCGCAGGAGCCGCGGGTGCTGCTCCTCGACGAGCCGACGGCCGCTCTGGACATCCACCACCAGGTGCGCTTCTTCGGCCTCGTGCGCCGGCTTGTGCGCCAGGGCATCGGTGTAGCCGTGGTGACTCACGACGTCAACCTCGCCTCGCTCTACTGCGACCGCGTGGCGCTCCTGCGCGGCGGGCGGCTCGTCGAGCACGGCCCGCCCGAGACGGTGCTGCGGGCCGACGTGCTCCGCGCCACCTACGGGGAGGACGTGCTGCTGAGCCGGCACCCGGCCACGGGCCGGCCCGTCGTCCTGCCCGCCGTGGAGGCGGAGAACGCCGGCGCGCGCCTCGAGACCGGCAATCGGGATTCGGAAATCGAGCATGCTTAG
- a CDS encoding thioredoxin fold domain-containing protein has product MRSRTLLAAMALWGLASAGEVLWAPSFEAGMRRAKEKNLPTLVDLYTDWCGWCKRLDADVFSTAQVKAMLAKDLVGIKLNPEKDRKNGEKFKVEGFPTVVFTDPDGKELHRVVGYLPPAKFVAEMKKAIELFKEQTKPKVQEVPAAPPKTE; this is encoded by the coding sequence ATGAGAAGCAGGACTCTTCTGGCGGCCATGGCACTCTGGGGCCTCGCCTCGGCCGGCGAGGTCCTCTGGGCGCCCTCGTTCGAGGCGGGTATGCGGAGAGCGAAGGAGAAGAACCTGCCGACCCTGGTGGACCTCTACACCGACTGGTGCGGCTGGTGCAAGAGGCTGGATGCCGACGTGTTCTCGACCGCGCAGGTGAAGGCCATGCTGGCCAAGGACCTCGTGGGCATCAAGCTGAACCCCGAGAAGGACAGGAAGAACGGCGAGAAGTTCAAAGTCGAAGGCTTCCCGACCGTGGTCTTCACCGATCCGGACGGCAAGGAACTGCACCGCGTGGTGGGCTATCTGCCCCCGGCCAAGTTTGTGGCGGAAATGAAGAAGGCCATCGAGCTCTTCAAAGAGCAGACGAAGCCCAAGGTGCAGGAGGTCCCGGCCGCGCCTCCGAAGACCGAGTGA